The Rickettsiales bacterium nucleotide sequence AGATAGGTTATGATTATAACATAGAGGTAGTTGAATTAGAAGCACCTGCCGATCATATTCATATGGTAGTACGGTCATTACCTAGAGTAGCCCCATGTTATATAATGCAGATAATAAAAAGTGTTTCAGCTAGAATGTTTTTCAAGTTTCATCCAGATATCAAAAAGAAATTTTTCTGGGGAGGTAAACTATGGACTTCAAGCTATTTTGTAGAAACAATAGGTAATGCCAATGAAGAAGTAATTCGTGCGTATGTTCAAAACCAGCTAAAGGAAATGGACAAGGAAGAGAAGAGGGCCAAGCAGTTAGGCTTGTTCTAAAACTCGGTCCCTTGGGGCCGAGTAGTTTAAAATAGGCAATGGCAACAAAAGTAACTTTATAGAGTTGGCGCTTGAAATTGAAGGAGAATGCGGTTCAATAGAATATTTATGCACCGATAAGAATCCTTCGTATGGTTATTATAAATTAGCAAACAAGCGTATCTCCAGTAAGTCAGAGACGTGCCTTGTAGAAAGTTTTAATTCATCGATGCGTGATATGTTGGCGCGCCTAAATCGCAGAACAAAAAGATTTAGTAAATGCATTGAGATGCTCAGATTAACTCTGGTTATGTTTTTTAATAAGCAGATTTCATATGAAGTCTATCTATAATAAACACTGCCTAAATTTTTGTTAATATTCAATTGACTTGTTATAATAATGTTATATAATGCGTCGTTCGAAATTTTTAATCACAATTTTTAAAGAGAATAAGTCAATGACATCAAGTTCTATTAATCTTTTAAAGTCTTATTACAACAGTTTTAGAGACAATCAAGAATATATTTTAAAAAAAGTTTTACCAACCTCTATAATATTCTTAATAATAATATTTGTTTATAGCGTAGTGAGAGGGGCTAAAGATACTCTTGTAGTTCCAATATCTGGGGCTGAAATTCTTAGCGCGCTAAAATTATTCGGGGTGCTTCCCTCGTCAGTAGTATTTGTTGTAATATATTCAAAGTTAACAAATATGATGAATAGTCAAAAACTATTCTATGCCTTAACTACATTTTTTATTACTTTTTTTGCATCTTACGCTTTCCTTCTATATCCGATAAGAGAAAGCCTAGACATTGATTTAAGCGATATAATTGCAGATTATCCATCACTAAAGTTGCCTTTATTAATGGTTTCTCACTGGAGCT carries:
- the tnpA gene encoding IS200/IS605 family transposase yields the protein MELQRNSHHVFCIMYHFVWIPKYRKKVFEEPYRSTLKEIIKKIGYDYNIEVVELEAPADHIHMVVRSLPRVAPCYIMQIIKSVSARMFFKFHPDIKKKFFWGGKLWTSSYFVETIGNANEEVIRAYVQNQLKEMDKEEKRAKQLGLF